The DNA window TTAGGttacaaaccaaacaatctTTCAACGTTCTTGCATTGGCTTGATGATGGATTGGAAAATTGGAACAGCATGTGATGATTCAGAAAGCTTGGAGGCAAATGcatcatatgcatgcatgcatgcccccAGTGACAGATTCCTTGTCATGTTAGGATCGAATCCAAAATTGGTGGCCCTAAAAAGCATGCAACAACACATGCCTTCTTTTCCTCTAACATGCCTCTAGCCATACGGTCCAATTGAACCATTTGATTAATTGTGACTCAAGATGTAACCTGAAACTAGCAAAACACCTTGTCTATATATCTGTTCTCCAACAGTCTGAAGGAACATGAAAGTGCTATTAGCTTATGGGTTAGCTTatactttgcaaaattatgtGTGGTTCACAACTATGGAATGGCCCAGGAAGGAGGTGTTATATCCACTATTGCGGTTGAGAGAAGTGAAATCGGATTCTGCTGATACTTGGGGAGGTCAAACAGACTTTTtctatttatctaaatatatagtagAGAACTTGGAATGGCCCATGAAGCATGAGTTTGGGCCTTGGGCTTGCCTCAAACACCAAAACACAGGCCGAATGTGTTTACACATGAACCTGATGCCACCATCTCcgtttctatttatatatataagtgacGGATCTAGCCATCGAGATTAAGTATCTGAATAATTAGATAGAGTTTCAGCCCATCTTTTTATTGATCTTtactataactttttttttggggggggggtgttCTTCATGTGGCTTAAATGGTCGAGCCCTCGTCACCCCATGTTAGATCCACCCCTTGTGCAACAATTGCCtctattttaactttaactaatttttaaatggtCATACTATGATGAACGAGAAAGTTCATGCTTAAAattcaacatattttaatgatgTAGGGCTTATTTAagtatttatcattttttttgggaaaaagaTAGATGGTCAAAGTTTATAGTGAATAATCTTCCAATGGAAGTATTTACAAATTGCAAATGGACATAGCTGAACATAAACAGAGAAAGCCACATAGAATGCattaaaaacaatcaaattgAACATTAtgtattacaatatttttcagctctacatatttatatcagtgtcctatttttttttattattatccaTCAAtttcgcttttttttttttgccgttgATCGGTGAGATCATGAGAAGTATCTGTCgcaggcggcgccgacggACTCCGGCAGCAGCTCGCCGTCGGAGCCGACGAGCATGTGGCAGTCGACGTGCATCCTCCGCCGGCCGGACTGGAAGCCGAGGGCTCCGAAGCCGCCGGTGAGGCGGAAGCGGATGGCCGTGGTGAGCTGCAGCCGCAgcgggaggcggccggcgtgCAGCTCGGCCTGGAAGGACGGCCACGCGGCGTCGGTGGCCCTCGGCCCGACGACGTCGAGCAAGCCGGCGATGAACGTGGTGGTCTTGTTGGGCTGGTACCAGGCGGAGGCGAACGccgggccgccggcgacgagcacgCCGCCGTTGTCGTAGTGGACGGAGGCCTGCGTCGCGTCGTAGAGGATGCCGATGTGGCGGTTCGGGTTGCGGTCGGAGACGTTGAACGcgacctgctgctgctgctgcgcggCTGCGTCGCCGGGCGGCagtgcgacgacggcgaaggAGACGAGGCTGAAGCGGGGGCGGTGCGGCCGGAGGCCGAGCCAGACGACGAagaggacgacgccggcgacgaggagcacGACGAGGAGCAGCGTGCACAGGGTGTTGGCCACCACCTTGGTGCAGCTCTCGCGGGTGTGCCGCGCCACTCGCCACTTGGCgcggccgctcgccgtcgccggcggctgcaTCGATAAGATCGTTCTTCCTTctctccggccggccggcgtctCGTTGATTAGTGGTGATTACGAGATGTTGATgacatggatggatgcatgcatttgCAAGGTAGGAAGGAATCAAATTAACGGAAGCAAGATGAGCCATCTGTTGATAAAATGTGCTTGCCTTGCCGACTGAGCTAAGCTGCAACTTTAGTTTCTTCTTGGTTCCATCTCCAACCTTAGTTAACTTTGTTCCTTCTAAATACTCCAGGTGCCTAGTGGCAAGAGGCTAGCTTAGCAGCTAGCTTCATAGTTTAATCAAGTCTATGGAAAGATGTAATAACATCGgcaacaccaaattagtttcatcaaatTCGCCAttggatatatttttagagcatATTTATTCTGTGTTGGAAATGttgatatgttttataaacttgatcaaacttcAAATTGATTGGCTTAGGACAGAcctaaaatggagggagtccCTTCTATGGTGAAACAAAAAGTTTTTTTGTATGGGGTTGACATAGGTCAATTAAAGATTAGGgcaaaaagagaagaaaaacattCAGTGAGATGCCATTTTGTAGAACTTATGCTCGCTGATGGTGTTCACCGACGCTACGCTAATTGTAGAACCAATCACTTGTCAGTCATAAAAGagagaatttctcaaaaattaactccaatCCTGCAGACTAATGACCGACAGTACTTACTTGCCATAATCACACTAAGTATATGCAGAAGTAGAACGGTTTCTCACTCAAAAATCGGCGATCAATAATCGCATTCattcattaataaattaatgtcACAAGTAATATTCCCCGTGTGTGGTACGCTGGTTGTAGTTTAGTGGCAAGAAATTCTACCAGCCACAAATGAACCAATTTTGTACATCTTTTTTACAAACTAGGAGAAAACCAGGAGTAAGACAGAACGACTGTCAAAACCAGGAGAGCAAACCAGAGAGCGTTGTCATGGCTTCTTTCCCTGAATCTGCCGAGTGAAGTAGAGAGCAAAGATTGGTAAACCAGTAGACCATATCAAGCATTACAAGAAGTGGTAGTAAGCTGCAGTAAAAGGAAGGTGTAACAAACAGCTTACCTTTTTAAGGTACTTCCTGTGAAGTTTCAATGCAATGGCGCAAGCCTTTTTCGCATCCAAATTCCCATTAACATCGTTCAAAATCTGAAATTAATGAATGTGAGCTTTCCATGGTATTCCAAGTTAGTTTAGACTGTCCGTCATACATAAATCCAGTGAAATGATGCAGTCTGATGGATTTCTTTTCtaaagaagataaaagaatGGCTTGATCCAGCTTACCCTGATAACATCGTCAATCCCTCGAGCTTCCTGCAGAAGCTTTGCACTGTTCTCCTTCAGAACACTGGCAACCAGGAAAACGGAAATAGGAACAGGACCATCGTTTTCACTAGCCCCATTCTTCATATTCTCCCTCTCATACTTGCCAAACTGGCGCATTGATTTTACTTTTGGCTTATATCCTGGAGTCACCCCAGTTGCAGCACCAATATGTTCATACGTGGAGAACATGTCTGGATCATATTCTAGAGCCCACATCATCTGCTGGTTTCAGAAACGATTGTAATACAGCTGCAGCTACATTGGCTTTTTAGTCTTGATAATATGATTGGCgtataaaacattaattgtGTTGGTTAATAGATGAGACCTCATTGGTTGAATGAATTGAATTTTAAGATTTAGCATGGCATGCCAAAATGAGATGATGTGTTTACCTCCCAAAGGTATAGAGAGTCCCCGAATGATAATTCACGCCGAAACAATACCATGAACATGCGGAATGCAAAGAGATAATCTCCCCCACCGAGGTTTTCTGCATTCAGAGATCAACATAACCAATTGCAGGGCTTAGCATCAGCAAATGGAGGTCCAGGGTTCACTGTTACAATCCTGTAAGTTTTCATTGTATACCTAGGTGGTCATGTAATTTTGGGTCAAGCACTTGAATGATAGATGCAAGGTGCTGAAGCTGGTTCTCCACCCCAACAGATTGCTGCGTGCACCTGAAATTTCCTCGCTTTATAACAAAAGTTAGTGCTAAAATTAGAAGAAACAACCCACATAAAACTGTTGGAGAAGCAGTTGTACCAGTCTACGCATTAGTCTCTCAAAGCACCAAAATGCATCTGCTTCATCGTTGAGTAGCACTATCATTGGTGAGCACAAATCACTCATTCCTGTTTAAGAATAAATGAACATGTATAAGATTATTCAGGAATTAAATAAGCATTTTTATGCAAGAGGAACCGCACCTTGACAATAACCAATTTCTTTGTCGATCCAAGCATACACAGCTAGAATATCCCATAACTTtgaaagattttcttttttctcataaaaTACCATGGATCGATCAGTGCGTAATACATCAAGGCCTGTGTAACATACACACGGgcacaaaagaaagaaagaagaataaGAATGGCCACAATGAAACAATGGCAGGGCAGGAGGAACAAAAAAATCGATGTCTAGACCTTACCAATTTGATGCAGCAGAAGCTTCCATTCGATAGTTTGTTTATCCACCACACAGTTTACAGACCTCGTCACCTCATTTTCGTTCCCACTACTGGATGAACTACCTTGCTTTGTGTGCTGGTCTGAAGTAGCTTCGAGCAAAACCAAAGGATCCATAATAGGCTTTCCATCCTCAGTTATAATTGGGGCTGTGATAATTTTACCACTACCAACATGGGAGTCCATATCTTTGCATTCTTCCTTCCATATGGCATATTGTATTCTACATAGGTTGACTGTTACAATCTTGCGGCTaaatggataaaacttttgattgattgattcttagttatttcaaaataaaaggaaaatgcATGAAGCGCCTGGGCAAAAGGAACTGCAATTCTTATAAGTTAACCGATTTTGAGTTTGCAGTAGGATGACAAAGACGAAATcaacaaagaaaccatattaTCTGCCCTCATCAGCACAGTCTCGCAGCCGCTGCCCAGAACCCTCCCCAAGCGCCTTCACATCCAATGGATGATCCAACAGGCCAAACCCCACCACTTGGCTGGGTCAGAATTCATTGACTCAGTCTCACATCAGCCAGAATGAAGCCGTTGTATAACCAAATAGAAGCAAGTCTTCCTTGATTTAGTGACATACATATCGACTATGAGTTCCAGGAAAGAATAAAAGCGGCAAATGGTGAGCAATGAGCTGCACTGACAAATTTCTTCTGCCAAAATTGGTGTAGTAGTTACAAGCTCAGAGATGTGGCTACACATGACATCATGGAGGACCTTGTAGTTTCTATTGAGCTCCCTTCAGGTCTATATTGTCCCCCACAATGTTGTCTGATCGGCTTATCGAACCTGATCGCCATGGCACCGATCAGGTCGATCAGGCCGATTAATCGTCGATCAGACCGATTAATCGAGTCTTTTCGGTACAGTACTACACTCTATGCAGTGTACTAGTTTGCAATATAAAATGCAATAATAGAGGAATTATTTGACGGTTAGATGGTAATTACCTTTGAGCTTTGTTGATTGAGGTGCCCATAACTCCAGATTCTAGTCCTATACTCCATATAGTTCTAAGAGACTAAAATTCTAGTCCCATACTCCATACTAAAATTCTACAAGACTAAAGACTGCCCAGCCCGACCCAAAACTCCAAAGTCACATGCTGATCGGTTGATCGCCACCCCTTCTGATCGCCCGATTAATCAGACCGAATCGTCGGCTAATCGGACGATCAGGTTTCTGATCGGCCTGATCGTTTCGAATGGCCTAATCGAGGTTAGGGGACCGATCGGCCCAATTAATCGCGATTAATCGGACGATCAGATAACATTGGTCCCCTAGATTCTTATTTAATCTGGTTAAATGATATTCAGCTAGTGCAACATTGTAAGCACTGACCTTCAATTTCCAAGGTAATATCCTCATGCAAGAGTGCATGTTGTCGCTCTACTTTTCTGGACTTTGTGACCACACTTCTGCGTCTGGTTTTTTGGCAAGGGGTTATGACTAATGAGAGCCACAGATGAGCTCAGTTGGGTTCAGTGGCCAACCAAAGGACATGACAGTACACCAAGTAAGACGCAAGAAGCACAAACAAGAGCAAGGGCAGAGCCAAGTGGTGCACATGCCTGACATGCTTCTGCAGCGAATATGGTTTTCTCTATCATGGAACAGCATGGGGATTGAAGCATTCTACtctttgcaagaaaaaaaggacaaaTTTATAGAAAGTTGCTTACCTTCTTTTCTGCCTAATCTGCTCCCGCTCGTCAAAGGTGCTCCCAGGATCAAAACAGCCAAGTAAAAACTCCCAGACCTCTCCCCTGATTGTAGGATGGACACCCTAACAGAAATCAACAGATCATTACATTCATGTATACTTGGAAATATTATGCTGTTTATTTTGAGTGATGGATTCCCATGATTTTGGTTAGGGATAGACACAGGTTACTCTGTGGACATATAGTATTGAATTGTTAACCGATCCCTTGTCAAATAGGGACTAACTGACCCGTGTTCAATCACTGAAGCACAATTGAGTGAGGTGATCCATTCTAGTTGAACTAAAGTTCCCATAATGAAGGATATTTGAGTCAATTTTCTTTCACATTAATGTGTTTAAAAATTCCTAGAACAGCAGTTaatatgggacggagggagtagcttaCTGGTTAAACTAGAGTGCGGCAATGGTTATCCACCGAGTGACCCCGGgcttatgcttaatttcaaTGGAATGACTCCATTCCTTGTTTCTTGTAATTAAACATGTGCATTTGAGGGGCTAACCAATTCCATTCCTTAAACGTACCATATCACATTAGATAACCTCCCAggaaaatataaagttttttatatcgCAGAAATGACAAAGGGGCACCAAGACAGAAGCTTTTCATAGAAGAAGGATTCAATTTACCCCTTTCTGTATCCGGTTCAGAACTGAAGCAATATCCAAACGGCCCTCAGGCGTAAACGCAGCATGCCACTTCCGAACGCTCAATGTTTTCCCAACCTGAAATTAATGGCAGAGGATAAATCAATCAACACCCCATAGATGTCTGAATTAATTGCTCagacacaaaaaaaactaaacctttGAAATCTAAAAGATTAACTCGCACCGAAGGAAGATACACAAGCAAGTAGATTAATTAAACAAGTAATTaatggggaggaggaagagatcGGGGGAACTAAAAGGCGAGACCTTGATCTTGAACTTAGTCTCGGGGACCTTGTTGGTGCAATCCGAGCGAATCTGGTAGAACCCATCTGCAACCTCCCCTTTGCCCGCTCTTCTCAGCATCCTCTTTCCTCCGCCCCTCCAATCGCAACCAAATTGCTCGATCTTTCTCCCCACCTTTCTAGTTTCTACCTCCAGCAGCAGCGACAGCGGCGAATCAAAGAAGCAAGAAATCGAAGAACGGATTCGACAGATCAAGGAGTCACGAGAAGCAAGAAAGACTCCGGCTTTTGGTCAGCTGGACCGGATTGGTTGACGGGTAACGGATCGGGGAGAACTAGCGAAGAAGATGCGTTGAGGTAGTTTGGGTTTCCGGGTGGTTCGGGCGTTCGGCTGCTGCAGTTCCGGCTTCGCTGTACTGTACTCCTGGTGTCTCGGGCCTTGTTTGGcagaaggggaggaaaaaaaaaatcctttttagAGTAGTTGATTTGGAGAACTGCTGCTGTAAGGGATCCCGTTACAGAAAACATGTTTAGGCCATGTTCGTCACAAGAGGATTGaagaagattaaaaaaagatttattcaATAACTTACGGTGTGGAATTATTCCTACTCAATCCTCTCCAATCCCTCTCTCTTGGGGAATAAAAGAACAAGGCGTTAATGATCATGATCGCACTCTCCCCGTGCCGCAATGAGTTGATTTGTCGTACGCGTATTTTTTCTCCAttctcaatatatttttttatttactcattttcgacaaaataaaaaaaaatgccgtCCTATGCGATGAGAAAAAATAGAGAGCGTCCACATCACGTGCCTCTTGTGCGATACTGAAAAATTGAGAGCAAATAGCGTATGTGTGATACGGATGGAAGAAATGAGTTGGGAGGAGCAAACTAGGAACAAAAAAGCACTAAAATAGAGTTAACAGCCAAATAGTAAAATAACAAACTGCACAAGCATTTGGATGATATTTGGGTGAAGCCCATTTACATAATGGCATTTCAGCGAATCCCTTTGTTTACAATGgtagatatgcaattttctcccTATTTACTCCTCCTCTAGGGTACATTAGAGTCCCTTCGTGTCATAGAATTCTAGATGCAAAGTTGTTAACATTGCTGAACAAGACCAACAACTAGAAATGTATGTACACTAATTGTAAAATTACATTTGCCTTAGACGACATATTTTTACACTCATGTGCTAGTTTTTATAATTCTGTATTAAGTATATACAGTCTAGGATGGTTCATCAATTGGCAAGTGGGAGAAGAAATCATAACTAGGACATGGAATATAATTGATGTACATATTGATACATGAAGTGAATGTTTACAAACTATAACATGCTACGTATACTAGTCCTAAGTTAACTAAGTCGTTGTGTCATGCCACAGTGGTATTGTGTAGTAGCTCCTTTAGTTGTAAATGGCATCAATGACCAAACATAATGCCATTCTAAGCCATAGCGAACCATCTCTATCGTTTCTGGAAGTTGAGATACTTGATGGAATAAccaaagatgaagaagaagacaatgATGTAGCCAAAATGGGCAAGCACAACATAACCGAGAAAACTATGTCGCATGCCTAGGTTTTCCTCCAAGAATTGCTTCACTACCTTAGAGTTCCCACCAGGAATCGAAAGCAAATCACCATTTTTACCAAATTGTGATGTCACGACACCATAGATGGTCCACGACACAGGGTTTGCCCAGTAGTACCATCTCCACCAAATCGGTATTAACTGCATCAATACGCACCGACTCAATCAGACAATAGAGCCAATCTAgtaaacaatatataacaATAAGAAATTAAAgcatttttcttcttgcttACCGGCCTAACAAGGATAAACCCAGCAAAAAGATTCCATAGAGGAAGTACAAAGGATATGAGAATATTTGCGAGCATTGCAGATGGAGTCAATGCCACCAACATCATCCCAAACAATGTGAAATAGTTGAAGCTCGCAACTATAAAGAACATGAAATAGAAGAATTTATCGACTTTCCATTCATATCCTATCGTTGCGTAGATGACAACAGTGTATAGAATCCCCTGTAAGATGTTATAGATGACCTCCACGCATGCCTGCGTAAATCAACccttaattaaaaatcatattgtaATTTCCACACCatctttgtttctttgttGGTTTTCGACCAATACATTATCAATCTCAATGGATATAATTGATTTAGATTATTatgtgataatatatatatatatatatatatatatatccttatATTTCGATataaaccataaaaatatctataagtaccttagataaaaaatatggaggcaTTTTGTTAAGTTTTTAGTAGACAAAGGACCGGCCTACACACTGCTCTTTAGCAATGTGCTTTTGTCCTTATGTTTGAGAAAATATCTAGTGCTACTTCTCTCTCCAAGATTTATTTGATTCATGTTTTACCCTATGCACCCAAACAATCAGCATGTTAAAGATTTTACCTGGGCAAATGCATAAGACAATGGAGAGTACATCCCTGCTGCCCTTTCACGGTAGAAGACTGTTCGCTCGATTGACACAATAGGTTGAACTGTGATACAATTGGCAGCTCCAAGGAAGAAGGTAGCAGCATAAGTGGCTCCAAGCAAATTACTCAAATCTTGTTGGGAGGATCTGCCCATatagaaaagaaatcaaacatatttaaaagcaTTAGTGTGCACTAAAGAATCTATAGTATAGCACCACTAATtccattagcatctatatatgtCAAGCATAGCACAACAGTATAGGATCATACATTTTAGTTCCTTTTTGCCAAAACACCGTGCCAAATACAAGGCCATTGAGCATTGTCATAAGATAACGCATGGCATTGTATGGTGGATTCTTCCAATAAGAGTGATATTGCTTCCAAAAGTTTGCAATCCATTgattatagaaattttgagaATACTTAGTAGGAAATGACAGATCCTGATATCCTGGAGGGGGAGTGCTCAATTCCTTGATTAGCTCTTGGTTTTTCCTGGAGATATTTATGAAAATCGAATTTAAAGTCAGTAAAAACATTGACAACAatactatttctttttttgtttggaatcCATACTTGtttcaatgtaaaaaaaacatcaatagTTAAAAGATGACAAAATTAGGATTTCAATTGAGGCTACTTACTTGTAAAGCTCAGAACTAGCATAAATTTCAGCAAAATTTACATTGAGGCGAGCCTCGGCTATAGGGGAGGTAACTTCTAGCATCCAGGTTGCAGGATTATATCCCTCTGTGATTTTCGGAACACCTGGAATTGTCTGCAGGGTGAAAATAACCTCATGAAATGTCACACATACAGTTTGTCATGCATACCTATAAACATTTATCATTTGGTAACATTTCCAATCTCATTGACCATATTGTGAGTAAGATATGTGATTCAACTCAGCATGTAAAGAAATAACACCATTTTAATAATAGTAATAACTATGATGATCATAACAACATgaacaacaataataacatCAATAACAATAATAGAAGGCTGccatatttctaattaattaagaggaAATAAAAAACCATTGTTATGGACAAAGTGGATCATGCACACTAGTtgtaattaagaaaaaatggaTTACCTCAAAATATTCAACTAATTTATGAGAGTGGCGACCAAGTTCACCGGCATAAATAACTTGCCCTCCTCGTTTCAATAGAAGAAGCTGGAGTAGAAATAATTGTGAGTTATGTAATtagataaaaagtttttagaatTTCATGCACACAGAGAAATGAGAGGGACCTCATCAAAAGactcaaaaatatcaatgcTGGGCTGATGAATTGTGCAAACTACAGTACGCCCTGTGTTGACCGTATTTCTGACGGTTCGCATGACAATTGCTGCAGCTCTAGCATCAAGTCCAGAAGTTGGCTCATCCATAAATATTACTGAAGGGTTTGCTACCAGCTCCACGGCAATTGTGAGTCTCTTTCTTTGTTCGGTTGATAATCCACTAACTCCAGGAAGACCCACCATAGCATTGCGCAACACATCAAGTTCTACAAGGGACATGACTTCATCCACGAACATCTAGATGTGGTTAAAAAGTTTAGTTAAAATCAGTTGAATTACTGTTTGGGAATTTCAAAGACATAGAGCTCTATAACAGAACATAATGAGTGAAAATATAGTTCAGTAAATACCTTTCTCGTATTGGTGTAAACATCTGAGGAAAGACGCAGCCATGCTGAGTAGAGAATGGATTCATATACAGTAACATTTGGTGAATGGATATCAGTCTGTTCACAGTAACCACTGATGCGTGCAAAAGTTTCTTGTTTCTTGGGATAACCAGAGAGGATAATTTCTCCTTCAATTGCTCCACTAGTTTTCCTTCCTGCTAAGACATCCATTAGAGTGGTCTTGCCAGCTCCACTCACACCAACCAATGCTGTTAGAACACCTGGCCTGAAAACTCCACTAATATCAGAGAGCAATTGAAGACGACTTTCTGTGAAACCTTGCTCCCTCATTTCCTGCaataattaacaacaaaaaaatgttaaccttagattaattttaactacaatattaattttgtcGAAGCCAGAACTCATATTTTTACTACTCTAGCATGATAATTCTGAGAGGGAGGTAAGCTTACTGCTGGCATATCCACGTAGTAGTTCACATGGTTGAAACAAAGTGAAAGGGGTTGGAATGGCAATACAATTTGTGATCGAATTTGCCGATTTGTTGATCTGCTACCATCTGTTGAGCAAAAATAAGTGCTAATGTTTATTTTGATGTCAAACTACTTAATAAAGCATCAATAGTCTTGTTCATT is part of the Oryza brachyantha chromosome 11, ObraRS2, whole genome shotgun sequence genome and encodes:
- the LOC102713408 gene encoding rab GTPase-activating protein 22-like, translating into MLRRAGKGEVADGFYQIRSDCTNKVPETKFKIKVGKTLSVRKWHAAFTPEGRLDIASVLNRIQKGGVHPTIRGEVWEFLLGCFDPGSTFDEREQIRQKRRIQYAIWKEECKDMDSHVGSGKIITAPIITEDGKPIMDPLVLLEATSDQHTKQGSSSSSGNENEVTRSVNCVVDKQTIEWKLLLHQIGLDVLRTDRSMVFYEKKENLSKLWDILAVYAWIDKEIGYCQGMSDLCSPMIVLLNDEADAFWCFERLMRRLRGNFRCTQQSVGVENQLQHLASIIQVLDPKLHDHLENLGGGDYLFAFRMFMVLFRRELSFGDSLYLWEMMWALEYDPDMFSTYEHIGAATGVTPGYKPKVKSMRQFGKYERENMKNGASENDGPVPISVFLVASVLKENSAKLLQEARGIDDVIRILNDVNGNLDAKKACAIALKLHRKYLKKIQGKKP
- the LOC102705862 gene encoding NDR1/HIN1-like protein 2, which translates into the protein MQPPATASGRAKWRVARHTRESCTKVVANTLCTLLLVVLLVAGVVLFVVWLGLRPHRPRFSLVSFAVVALPPGDAAAQQQQQVAFNVSDRNPNRHIGILYDATQASVHYDNGGVLVAGGPAFASAWYQPNKTTTFIAGLLDVVGPRATDAAWPSFQAELHAGRLPLRLQLTTAIRFRLTGGFGALGFQSGRRRMHVDCHMLVGSDGELLPESVGAACDRYFS